One window of the Triticum dicoccoides isolate Atlit2015 ecotype Zavitan chromosome 3B, WEW_v2.0, whole genome shotgun sequence genome contains the following:
- the LOC119274464 gene encoding receptor-like protein EIX1: MCRTTNLLLTLIAINIFSFFTSDALQPRHPHGGGGCIPPERAALLSFKEGITSDNTNLLASWQGHDCCRWRGVSCSNRTGHVIKLHLRNPNATLDAYGYYDACAGASALFGKISPSLLSLKRLKHLDLSMNCLLGPNSQIPHLLGSMGNLRYLNLSGIPFTGTVPSQLGNLSKLQYLDLGQTGEFSDSDMYSTDITWLTKLPFLKFLSMSGVMLSGIPYWPHTLNKIPSLRIIDLSWCQLDGANQSLPHLNLTKLEKLDLSWNYFEHSLGSGWFWKATSLKYLEIGGNKLFGHFPDILGNMTYLQVLGISSNEITDMMMKGNHLKNLCSLEIIDLAYNEITGDIDVLMESLPQCTWTKLQKLDLSGNNFNGTLPNIISDFSKLSILSLSNNNLVGPIPPQLGNLTCLTSLELYSNHLNGSIPPELGALTSLTSLDIRRNDLTGSIPAELGNLRYLTELRLSYNNITAPIPPELMHSTSLTSNNYLNGSVPTEIGSLINLISLDLWNNNFTGMITEEHFANLTSLKDIDLSSNNLKFVLNSDWRAPFKLDSAWFVSCQMGPLFPPWLQQLKTNALDISSNALKGEIPDWFWSAFSNATYLDISNNQISGTLPAHMHSMAFEKLYLGSNRLTGPIPMLPTNINLLDMSSNSFSETIPSNLVASRLEILSMHSNQIGGYIPESICKLEQLIYLDLSNNILEGEIPQCFHIDKIQNLILRNNSLSGKIPAFLQKNTELEFLDLSWNRFSGRLPTWIGNLVNLRFLVLGHNIFSDNIPVDITKLGYLQYLDLSRNNFSGAIPWHLSNLTFMSKLQSMYMVEVTEYESTRGPTAIQVDRLGQILSVNTKGQQLIYHRTLAYLVSIDLSCNSLTGEIPTDITSLAALLNLNLSSNQLSGQIPNMIGAMQSLVSLDLTQNKLSGEIPSSLSNLTSLSYLNLSYNSLYGRIPSGPQLDTLNGENPSLMYIGNIGLCGPPVHKNCSANDPFIHGDLKRSNQEFDPLTFYFGLMLGFVVGLWMVFCALLFKKTWRIAYFRLFDGVYDQVYVFVVAKWAIFTKSMHNKQLF, from the coding sequence ATGTGTCGAACAACCAATCTCTTGCTCACTCTCATCGCCATAAATATCTTTTCATTCTTCACAAGTGATGCACTACAACCCCGGCAtccccatggcggcggcggctgcatcCCTCCCGAGAGGGCCGCCTTGCTCTCCTTCAAAGAGGGCATTACAAGCGACAACACCAACCTCCTCGCCTCGTGGCAAGGACACGACTGCTGCCGGTGGAGAGGCGTCAGTTGCAGCAACCGAACAGGCCATGTCATCAAGCTTCACCTTCGAAATCCGAATGCGACGCTCGACGCCTATGGCTACTATGATGCATGTGCTGGTGCCAGTGCTTTGTTCGGCAAGATAAGTCCCTCTCTGCTTTCCTTGAAGCGTCTAAAGCACCTCGACCTCAGCATGAACTGTTTACTTGGGCCAAATAGCCAAATTCCTCATTTACTGGGCTCGATGGGGAACTTGAGATACCTTAACCTCTCTGGCATACCATTTACCGGTACAGTGCCTTCTCAGCTTGGTAATCTCTCAAAGTTGCAGTATCTTGACCTTGGCCAAACTGGTGAATTTTCAGATTCAGATATGTACTCAACGGATATCACCTGGTTAACAAAGCTACCTTTCCTGAAGTTCCTTAGCATGAGTGGAGTAATGCTCTCAGGGATACCTTACTGGCCTCATACCCTGAATAAGATTCCATCTCTGAGGATAATTGATCTTTCTTGGTGTCAACTTGATGGTGCAAACCAATCACTTCCACACCTTAATCTCACAAAACTTGAGAAGCTTGACCTCTCCTGGAATTACTTTGAGCACTCACTTGGATCTGGCTGGTTTTGGAAAGCGACAAGCCTCAAGTACCTTGAAATTGGGGGTAACAAACTATTTGGCCATTTCCCTGACATACTAGGAAACATGACGTACCTTCAAGTTCTTGGTATTTCAtctaatgagatcacggacatgatgatgaAAGGAAACCATCTTAAGAATCTTTGCAGTTTGGAAATCATTGACCTTGCATATAATGAGATAACAGGAGATATAGATGTGTTAATGGAGAGTTTGCCGCAATGTACATGGACAAAATTGCAGAAGCTGGATTTAAGTGGCAACAATTTCAATGGAACTCTGCCAAATATTATTAGTGACTTCAGCAAGTTGAGCATACTAAGCCTCTCCAATAACAACCTTGTTGGACCTATACCACCACAACTTGGCAATTTGACATGCCTGACTTCTTTGGAGCTCTATAGCAATCACCTCAATGGAAGTATACCACCTGAACTCGGTGCTCTTACCAGTTTAACCTCTTTGGACATAAGAAGGAACGACCTCACTGGGAGTATACCAGCCGAGCTTGGGAATTTGAGGTATTTGACTGAACTTCGCCTCTCCTATAACAACATCACTGCTCCTATACCACCCGAGCTTATGCATTCAACTAGCCTAACCTCCAACAATTATCTCAATGGAAGTGTACCCACTGAAATAGGTTCTCTTATTAATCTGATTTCTCTAGACCTATGGAACAATAACTTTACTGGTATGATTACGGAAGAACACTTTGCAAATCTAACAAGTTTAAAGGATATAGACTTGTCTTCCAACAATTTGAAGTTTGTACTGAATTCAGATTGGCGCGCTCCCTTTAAGCTGGACTCTGCATGGTttgtatcttgccagatgggtcctCTGTTTCCACCTTGGCTTCAGCAGCTGAAAACCAATGCACTTGACATTTCAAGCAACGCTCTAAAGGGCGAGATTCCTGATTGGTTTTGGTCCGCATTTTCAAATGCCACATATCTGGACATCTCTAACAACCAAATAAGTGGCACCTTGCCAGCACATATGCATAGCATGGCTTTTGAAAAACTCTACCTTGGTTCGAACCGGCTTACTGGACCAATACCTATGTTGCCAACAAATATCAACCTGTTAGACATGTCCAGCAATTCGTTTTCAGAAACAATACCATCAAACCTTGTAGCGTCACGACTTGAAATATTGAGTATGCATTCAAATCAAATTGGTGGCTACATTCCAGAATCTATTTGCAAATTGGAACAGTTGATATATCTGGATTTGTCGAACAATATTTTGGAGGGTGAAATTCCTCAGTGTTTTCACATCGACAAAATACAAAATCTTATACTCAGAAACAACAGTTTATCAGGAAAAATCCCAGCATTTTTGCAGAAAAACACAGAACTGGAGTTCTTGGATCTGTCATGGAATAGGTTCTCTGGAAGATTACCTACATGGATAGGAAACCTGGTCAATTTACGTTTTCTCGTACTGGGCCATAATATATTTTCTGATAATATTCCAGTCGACATAACAAAGCTGGGGTATCTTCAATACTTGGATCTATCACGCAACAACTTTTCTGGTGCAATACCTTGGCATCTGTCGAACCTAACATTTATGTCAAAATTACAATCAATGTATATGGTTGAAGTCACTGAATATGAATCCACGAGAGGTCCTACCGCAATTCAAGTTGATCGCTTAGGACAAATATTGTCAGTAAATACAAAAGGGCAACAACTTATATATCATAGAACACTTGCCTATCTCGTGAGCAttgatttatcatgcaactccttgacTGGTGAAATTCCTACAGATATCACTTCACTTGCTGCACTATTGAATTTGAATTTATCATCGAACCAATTGAGTGGACAAATTCCAAACATGATTGGCGCCATGCAGTCACTGGTATCTCTCGACCTCACTCAGAACAAGCTTTCTGGTGAAATCCCATCAAGCTTGTCAAATCTGACATCTCTGAGCTACCTGAACTTGTCCTACAACAGTTTGTATGGAAGGATACCCTCTGGCCCCCAGCTTGACACCCTCAATGGTGAAAACCCATCACTTATGTACATCGGCAACATTGGACTTTGTGGGCCTCCTGTCCACAAGAATTGTTCAGCAAATGATCCTTTCATCCATGGAGATCTCAAAAGGAGTAACCAAGAATTTGATCCACTGACGTTTTACTTTGGTCTTATGCTGGGATTTGTGGTGGGGCTCTGGATGGTGTTCTGTGCATTGCTCTTCAAGAAGACTTGGAGAATTGCTTATTTCCGGCTCTTCGACGGGGTGTATGATCAAGTCTATGTATTTGTGGTTGCGAAGTGGGCAATCTTTACAAAGAGCATGCATAATAAGCAATTATTCTGA